A window from Telopea speciosissima isolate NSW1024214 ecotype Mountain lineage chromosome 8, Tspe_v1, whole genome shotgun sequence encodes these proteins:
- the LOC122670364 gene encoding protein trichome birefringence-like 12 has translation MASKPTIFSGLVLVTCLLLFLYSTILPFYSTSPPLPELSNPSLRKSRKSPSEKTNLFSTCNLYKGHWVQDLNYKPLYDENCSFHRNAWNCLRNKRENMEKINSWRWVPDNCTFPRIDPFAFLGLMRNKKIGFVGDSLNENFLVSFLCILRVADESAKKWKRKGAWRGAYFPKFNVTVAYHRAVLLAKYEWQPRKQLNLPDQDGLKGIYRVDIDIPADDWIEASKFYDVLIFNTGHWWGFDKFPKETPLVFYRTGQPISPPLGMLDGLQAVLQSMVSYIQREVPDGTLKFWRLQSPRHFYGGDWNQNGSCLFNEPLEADQVDMWFDPRYRGVNREARQINHLIEEALQGTDIHLLDLSHLSEFRADAHPAIWLGKKDAVSIWGQDCMHWCLPGVPDTWVDILSAMISYGLETM, from the exons ATGGCTTCAAAACCCACCATTTTTTCAGGGCTCGTCCTTGTAACGTGTTTACTTCTGTTCCTATATTCCACCATTCTTCCTTTCTACTCGACCTCCCCACCACTACCAGAGCTTTCAAATCCATCTCTCAGAAAATCTCGAAAGAGCCCGTCAGAGAAAACTAACCTTTTTTCAACTTGCAATTTGTACAAGGGGCATTGGGTTCAAGATCTCAACTATAAACCCTTGTACGACGAAAACTGCTCATTTCATCGGAATGCTTGGAATTGCTTgagaaacaagagagagaacatGGAGAAGATTAATTCATGGAGATGGGTGCCTGATAATTGCACTTTTCCACGGATTGATCCTTTTGCATTTCTGGGTTTGATGAGAAATAAGAAAATTGGGTTTGTCGGGGATTCTTTGAACGAAAATTTCTTGGTGTCATTTCTTTGTATTCTTCGTGTGGCGGACGAAAGTGCgaagaagtggaagaggaagggTGCTTGGAGAGGAGCGTACTTTCCCAAGTTCAATGTTACGGTTGCATACCATCGGGCCGTTTTGCTTGCCAAATACGA GTGGCAGCCTAGAAAACAGTTAAATTTGCCAGATCAAGATGGATTGAAGGGGATATATCGAGTTGATATTGATATTCCTGCAGACGATTGGATTGAGGCCTCCAAGTTCTATGATGTCCTAATTTTTAATACTGGACACTG GTGGGGATTTGATAAATTTCCAAAAGAGACTCCTCTTGTCTTCTACAGGACAGGGCAACCGATAAGTCCTCCACTTGGGATGTTAGATGGACTTCAGGCTGTCCTTCAAAGTATGGTCTCTTATATTCAAAGGGAAGTTCCTGATGGGACCCTTAAATTCTGGCGTTTGCAGTCTCCAAGGCATTTTTACGGTGGCGACTGGAACCAAAATGGTAGTTGCTTGTTCAATGAGCCTCTTGAAGCAGACCAG GTTGACATGTGGTTTGATCCCAGGTACAGAGGAGTGAATAGAGAAGCAAGACAAATAAATCATCTGATTGAAGAAGCATTACAGGGCACAGACATCCATTTGCTTGATCTAAGCCATTTGAGTGAATTCAGAGCAGATGCCCATCCAGCAATTTGGTTGGGAAAGAAGGACGCAGTCTCTATCTGGGGTCAGGACTGCATGCACTGGTGCCTACCTGGAGTCCCCGACACATGGGTTGATATCTTATCAGCGATGATCAGCTATGGATTGGAAACTATGTGA
- the LOC122671319 gene encoding uncharacterized protein LOC122671319 — MESLSSVAPSIVLPPNNSLRRHSRRRIVVSSSSPQNSSRLPSLCSFLSLPLAPYPSRRRIRETTCGSHGSGGEAAEAGDGEDDELGRALHLDGSIPGTSDEFVKQVSSRAYDMRRQLQQTFDSSSYDVLEANPWREASKPVYVLTHKENQLCTMKTRRNRSEVERELGLLFSKGKKWRSEIGNKGKQSRTGNKFQMLVEDVREGVLVFEDENDAARYCDLLEGGGQGCEGVAEIEASSVFDICRKMRGLAVLFRRGRTHPLPESLELNLKARKRSLEDQED, encoded by the exons ATGGAGTCGTTGTCGTCAGTGGCACCTTCGATCGTGCTCCCTCCGAATAATTCCCTCCGACGGCACAGCCGAAGGCGAATTGttgtctcctcttcttctccccaaaaTAGTAGCCGTCTTCCATCTCTCTGTTCATTCTTGAGCCTTCCGTTGGCTCCGTATCCCTCCAGAAGGAGGATTAGGGAAACCACCTGCGGGTCGCACGGCAGCGGTGGGGAAGCAGCAGAGGCTGGAGATGGTGAGGACGACGAATTAGGTAGGGCTCTTCACCTGGACGGTTCAATCCCCGGGACTTCCGACGAGTTCGTGAAGCAGGTCTCTTCCCGCGCTTATGACATGCGTCGACAGCTTCAGCAGACTTTCGATAGTAGTAGCTACGACG tgTTGGAGGCGAACCCATGGAGAGAAGCTTCAAAGCCTGTCTATGTGCTGACCCACAAGGAAAACCAGTTATGCACCATGAAAACAAGGAGAAATCGCAG TGAAGTTGAAAGGGAGCTTGGGCTTTTGTTTTCTAAAGGTAAAAAATGGAGATCTGAAATTGGAAACAAGGGTAAGCAGTCAAGAACTGGCAATAAGTTCCAGATGCTTGTAGAGGATGTCAGGGAAGGAGTACTT GTATTTGAAGATGAGAATGACGCAGCTAGATACTGCGACCTACTTGAGGGAGGAGGTCAAGGTTGTGAGGGTGTTGCAGAGATTGAGGCATCATCG GTCTTTGATATTTGCCGGAAGATGAGAGGTCTTGCAGTTCTATTCCGGCGTGGAAGAACACACCCTTTACCCGAAAGCCTTGAGCTTAACCTCAAAGCCCGTAAGCGTTCTCTGGAAGATCAAGAAGACTAG
- the LOC122672666 gene encoding pentatricopeptide repeat-containing protein At5g15340, mitochondrial-like, with translation MPIPLNEVVLGSLLASCILHGKLQLGKHLLQELIQIDPCNTDYHVLQSNMYTLAGRHDNADFLCQVLQKWGIKKVPGISSIHVNAQVHQFTLRDKSHPQTQEIYSMLDVMIQQLRFAGYVPNTASQAFSVSENQINDADEQEEKEHVLFSHSEKLAISFGLISTKPK, from the coding sequence ATGCCCATTCCGCTTAATGAAGTCGTTCTTGGATCTCTCCTAGCATCCTGTATTCTTCATGGCAAGCTCCAACTGGGAAAGCACCTTCTACAAGAGCTGATTCAGATTGATCCCTGCAATACTGATTATCATGTGTTGCAGTCGAACATGTATACATTAGCTGGAAGGCATGACAATGCTGATTTCCTTTGCCAGGTCCTCCAGAAATGGGGAATCAAAAAGGTGCCTGGCATAAGTTCTATCCATGTGAATGCCCAAGTTCATCAGTTTACTTTAAGGGACAAATCGCATCCTCAAACACAAGAGATCTATTCCATGTTAGATGTGATGATTCAACAATTGAGATTTGCAGGTTATGTTCCTAACACTGCTTCCCAGGCATTCTCTGTTTCGGAAAACCAGATCAACGATGCAGATGAGCAAGAGGAGAAGGAACATGTACTCTTCTCTCATAGTGAGAAGCTAGCCATCTCATTTGGACTTATAAGTACGAAACCGAAATGA